One genomic window of Microbacterium testaceum StLB037 includes the following:
- a CDS encoding inorganic phosphate transporter — MESAALVIVLVIGLALFFDFTNGFHDTANAMATPIATGALKPKVAVLLAACLNLVGAFLSTEVAKTISGGMIREDQLSPDIFPPIIFAGLIGAITWNMLTWLLGLPSSSSHALFGGLIGATLVGVGVSAIDTGVVLSKVILPALIAPLTAGIIAFTVTKIAYGITRRYDTKADGRDGFRWGQIFTSSLVALAHGTNDAQKTMGVITLALITVGWQSASDPDPHIWVVLACAITIALGTYMGGWRIIRTLGKGLTDVKPAQGFSAETSTAATILASSALGFALSTTQVASGSVIGSGLGRRGSTVRWNTVGRIMIGWVLTLPAAGAVGAAAALIVVWLGGWGVAVDAVIAVVIILGLFLRSRRDSVTSANAMSEVADSGAAVKVPRKPGPTRRQRRLERSGKDDA; from the coding sequence GTGGAGAGCGCAGCCCTCGTCATCGTGCTGGTCATCGGCCTGGCACTGTTCTTCGATTTCACCAACGGATTCCACGACACCGCGAACGCGATGGCCACGCCCATCGCCACCGGCGCGCTGAAGCCGAAGGTCGCCGTCCTCCTCGCGGCCTGTCTGAACCTCGTCGGGGCCTTCCTGTCGACCGAGGTCGCGAAGACGATCTCCGGCGGCATGATCCGCGAGGATCAGCTGTCGCCCGACATCTTCCCGCCGATCATCTTCGCCGGCTTGATCGGCGCGATCACGTGGAACATGCTCACCTGGTTGCTCGGCCTTCCCTCCAGCTCGTCGCACGCGCTGTTCGGCGGTCTGATCGGGGCGACCCTCGTGGGTGTCGGCGTCTCGGCGATCGACACCGGCGTCGTGCTCAGCAAGGTCATCCTCCCCGCCCTGATCGCGCCGCTGACGGCGGGGATCATCGCGTTCACGGTCACCAAGATCGCCTACGGCATCACGCGCCGATACGACACGAAGGCCGACGGTCGCGACGGGTTCCGCTGGGGGCAGATCTTCACCTCCTCGCTCGTCGCGCTCGCGCACGGCACCAACGACGCACAGAAGACGATGGGCGTCATCACCCTCGCGTTGATCACGGTCGGCTGGCAGTCGGCATCCGATCCGGATCCGCACATCTGGGTGGTCCTCGCGTGCGCGATCACCATCGCGCTCGGCACCTACATGGGCGGCTGGCGCATCATCCGCACCCTCGGCAAAGGTCTGACCGACGTCAAGCCGGCCCAGGGCTTCTCGGCCGAGACGTCGACGGCGGCCACGATCCTGGCATCCAGTGCCCTCGGCTTCGCCCTCTCGACCACGCAGGTCGCGTCCGGCTCCGTCATCGGCTCGGGCCTCGGACGCCGCGGATCCACGGTCCGCTGGAACACGGTCGGCCGGATCATGATCGGCTGGGTGCTGACCCTCCCCGCCGCGGGTGCCGTCGGCGCCGCCGCCGCCCTCATCGTCGTCTGGCTGGGCGGCTGGGGCGTCGCGGTCGACGCGGTGATCGCCGTCGTGATCATCCTCGGGCTCTTCCTCCGCTCGCGCCGCGATTCGGTCACCTCGGCCAACGCGATGAGCGAGGTCGCCGACTCGGGCGCCGCCGTCAAGGTTCCGCGCAAGCCCGGCCCGACGCGTCGCCAACGCCGTCTCGAGCGCTCCGGGAAGGACGACGCGTGA
- a CDS encoding S9 family peptidase, whose product MTDIDVSSVPPVAARRPVARSHHGDTFDDPYEWLRAKDDAEVVAHLEAENAYTDARTAHLASLRDEIFGEIKGRTLETDLSVPVRRGEWWYYGRTVAGAQYGIQCRAPLSSPDDWTPPALSPDEPVPGEQVLFDGNVEAEGTDFFSLGSFEISNDGTRMLYGIDVAGDERYTVRVRDLTTGETLPDEIPGTFSGATFSPDGRFIVYTTVDDAWRPDTVWLHEIGTAVDADEKLFHEPDERYWVGADFTRSDRYLVIGVGSSITSEDRLIDADDLRGEARIVWPRREGVEYSVDHAVVDGEDVLYILHNDDALDFELVRVSASDPEGSREIVVPHRGGQRLLGVDTFRDWGIIAYRRDGLARLAMLSYADGAVDEITFDEPLYSVGTGGNPEWAPPVLRVGYGSFVTPGTVYDYVIETGELLLRKRQPVLGDFDPADYGQARVWAPAEDGTQVPVSLVWKRSFGEPGSSPRPVHLYGYGSYEHSIEPGFSVPRLSLLDRGVIFAVAHVRGGGEMGRQWYEDGKLLAKRNTFTDFVAAGRHLVAEGYTTPDRIVAEGGSAGGLLMGAVANLAPELFAGILADVPFVDALTTILDPSLPLTVIEWDEWGDPLHNADVYAYMKSYSPYENVRSGVEYPRILAVTSLNDTRVLYVEPAKWVQRLREVGADALLKCEMVAGHGGVSGRYNAWRERAFELAWLLDVLGVAE is encoded by the coding sequence GTGACCGATATCGACGTTTCGTCCGTTCCGCCCGTCGCCGCCCGCCGTCCCGTCGCCCGCTCGCACCATGGTGACACGTTCGACGATCCCTACGAGTGGTTGCGCGCGAAGGACGACGCCGAGGTCGTCGCACACCTCGAGGCCGAGAACGCCTACACGGACGCACGCACCGCGCATCTGGCATCCCTCCGCGACGAGATCTTCGGCGAGATCAAGGGGCGCACGCTCGAGACCGACCTGTCCGTCCCCGTGCGTCGGGGCGAGTGGTGGTACTACGGGCGCACCGTGGCCGGCGCCCAGTACGGCATCCAGTGCCGCGCTCCCCTGAGCTCGCCCGACGACTGGACCCCGCCCGCTCTCTCGCCCGACGAGCCCGTGCCCGGCGAGCAGGTGCTGTTCGACGGCAACGTCGAGGCCGAAGGCACCGACTTCTTCTCGCTCGGCAGCTTCGAGATCTCGAACGACGGGACGCGCATGCTGTACGGCATCGACGTCGCCGGCGACGAGCGGTACACCGTGCGGGTGCGTGATCTGACGACGGGCGAGACGCTCCCCGACGAGATCCCCGGCACCTTCTCGGGAGCGACGTTCTCGCCCGACGGACGTTTCATCGTCTACACCACCGTCGACGATGCGTGGCGGCCCGACACCGTCTGGCTGCACGAGATCGGTACGGCGGTGGATGCCGACGAGAAGCTGTTCCACGAGCCCGACGAGCGGTACTGGGTCGGTGCCGACTTCACCCGCAGCGACCGGTACCTCGTCATCGGCGTCGGGTCGTCCATCACGTCGGAGGACCGCCTGATCGACGCCGACGACCTGCGCGGCGAGGCGCGCATCGTCTGGCCGCGGCGCGAAGGCGTCGAGTACTCCGTCGATCACGCGGTCGTCGATGGCGAGGACGTGCTGTACATCCTCCACAACGACGACGCGCTCGATTTCGAGCTCGTCCGGGTCTCGGCATCCGATCCCGAAGGCTCGCGCGAGATCGTGGTTCCGCATCGCGGGGGCCAGCGCCTGCTCGGCGTCGACACCTTCCGTGACTGGGGCATCATCGCGTACCGGCGCGACGGGCTCGCCCGCCTCGCGATGCTCTCGTACGCCGACGGAGCGGTCGACGAGATCACGTTCGACGAGCCGCTCTACAGCGTCGGGACCGGGGGCAACCCCGAGTGGGCGCCGCCCGTCCTTCGGGTGGGCTACGGCTCGTTCGTCACCCCCGGGACGGTGTACGACTACGTCATCGAGACCGGCGAGCTGCTCCTGCGGAAGCGTCAGCCGGTCCTCGGCGACTTCGACCCGGCGGACTACGGCCAGGCGCGTGTCTGGGCCCCCGCCGAGGACGGCACGCAGGTGCCCGTGTCGCTCGTCTGGAAGCGCTCGTTCGGCGAGCCCGGCTCCTCGCCGCGGCCGGTGCACCTCTACGGGTACGGCTCGTACGAGCACTCGATCGAGCCGGGGTTCTCGGTGCCGCGTCTGTCGCTCCTCGACCGCGGCGTGATCTTCGCCGTCGCGCACGTGCGCGGCGGGGGCGAGATGGGTCGCCAGTGGTACGAGGACGGCAAGCTCCTCGCCAAGCGCAACACGTTCACCGACTTCGTCGCCGCGGGGCGCCACCTGGTGGCCGAGGGGTACACGACCCCCGACCGCATCGTCGCCGAGGGCGGCAGCGCCGGCGGGCTGCTCATGGGCGCCGTGGCGAACCTCGCGCCCGAGCTGTTCGCCGGGATCCTCGCGGACGTGCCGTTCGTCGACGCGCTGACCACGATCCTCGACCCCTCCCTGCCGCTGACGGTGATCGAGTGGGACGAGTGGGGCGACCCGCTGCACAACGCCGACGTGTACGCGTACATGAAGTCGTACTCGCCGTACGAGAACGTGCGCTCGGGGGTGGAGTACCCGCGGATCCTCGCGGTCACGTCGTTGAACGACACCCGCGTGCTCTATGTCGAGCCGGCCAAGTGGGTGCAGCGCCTGCGCGAGGTCGGCGCCGACGCCCTGCTGAAGTGCGAGATGGTCGCCGGACACGGCGGCGTCAGCGGCCGTTACAACGCGTGGCGCGAGCGCGCGTTCGAGCTCGCGTGGCTGCTGGATGTGCTGGGGGTGGCGGAGTAG
- a CDS encoding DUF559 domain-containing protein, whose protein sequence is MPIENAVRAWRQCGRLWPLDDLVAGADALLAGRQPIACVADLDAEISLMGDVRGGVLRRALALARPGVRSPRETRLRLLLVRHGLPEPDVNIDIFSVRGDFIAEVDLAFEKWRVAVEYDGRVHAEDPRQFARDADRWAAIRDAGWDHVRILNHHFRGDGAAAVGLARAALLRAGWRPGQ, encoded by the coding sequence ATGCCGATCGAGAACGCCGTGCGCGCGTGGCGACAGTGCGGTCGGTTGTGGCCTCTCGACGACTTGGTCGCGGGGGCCGACGCGCTCCTGGCAGGCCGACAGCCAATCGCCTGCGTCGCGGACCTGGATGCCGAGATCTCTCTCATGGGCGATGTCAGGGGCGGTGTCCTGCGGCGGGCGCTCGCCCTCGCCCGCCCGGGCGTGAGGTCACCTCGGGAGACTCGTCTGCGCCTGCTCCTCGTGCGCCACGGATTGCCGGAACCGGACGTGAACATCGACATCTTCTCGGTGCGCGGGGATTTCATCGCGGAGGTCGACCTCGCCTTCGAGAAGTGGCGCGTCGCCGTCGAGTACGACGGGCGGGTGCACGCCGAGGACCCGCGGCAATTCGCTCGCGACGCTGATCGCTGGGCGGCGATCCGGGACGCGGGCTGGGACCATGTGCGCATCCTGAACCACCACTTCCGCGGTGACGGTGCCGCCGCCGTCGGTCTCGCGCGCGCCGCATTGCTCAGAGCAGGATGGCGTCCCGGCCAGTGA
- a CDS encoding 6-phosphofructokinase: protein MKIGILTSGGDCPGLNAVIRGVVLKGTTNYDIEFVGIRDGWRGVVDGDFFPLTRHEVKGLSKVGGTILGTSRTNPYEGVRGGAENISKTLYGHRIDGILAIGGEGTLAAADRLSKDGINVLGVPKTIDNDLRATDYSFGFDTAVNIATDAMDRLRTTGDSHQRCMVAEVMGRHVGWIALHAGIAAGAHVICIPEVPMSIDEIVEQVTRAHDRGRAPLVVVSEGFKLTGMDEAFSDKGLDAFNRPRLGGIGELLAPEIERLTGIETRSTVLGHIQRGGSPSAFDRVLATRLGLHAADALHEGAWGQMVAMRGTDIVRVPFADALGELNSVPLYRYEEAAALFG from the coding sequence ATGAAGATCGGCATCCTGACCAGCGGCGGCGACTGCCCCGGTCTCAACGCGGTCATCCGTGGCGTCGTGCTGAAGGGCACGACCAACTACGACATCGAGTTCGTCGGCATCCGTGACGGATGGCGCGGCGTGGTCGACGGCGACTTCTTCCCCCTCACGCGCCACGAGGTGAAGGGGCTGTCGAAGGTCGGCGGCACCATCCTCGGCACGAGCCGGACCAACCCCTACGAGGGCGTGCGCGGCGGCGCCGAGAACATCTCGAAGACGCTCTACGGGCACCGGATCGACGGCATCCTGGCCATCGGCGGCGAGGGTACCCTCGCCGCGGCCGACCGTCTGTCGAAGGACGGCATCAACGTCCTCGGCGTGCCGAAGACGATCGACAACGACCTGCGCGCCACCGACTACTCGTTCGGATTCGACACCGCCGTCAACATCGCGACGGATGCCATGGACCGCCTCCGCACGACCGGCGACTCGCACCAGCGCTGCATGGTCGCCGAGGTCATGGGGCGCCACGTCGGCTGGATCGCGCTCCACGCCGGGATCGCCGCGGGCGCCCACGTCATCTGCATCCCCGAGGTGCCGATGTCGATCGATGAGATCGTCGAGCAGGTCACCCGCGCCCACGACCGCGGTCGCGCGCCTCTGGTCGTCGTGTCCGAGGGCTTCAAGCTCACCGGCATGGACGAGGCCTTCAGCGACAAGGGCCTGGATGCCTTCAACCGTCCCCGCCTCGGCGGCATCGGCGAGCTCCTCGCCCCCGAGATCGAGCGCCTCACCGGCATCGAGACCCGCTCGACGGTCCTCGGCCACATCCAGCGCGGCGGCTCGCCGTCGGCGTTCGACCGCGTCCTCGCGACGCGCCTCGGCCTCCACGCCGCCGACGCCCTGCACGAGGGAGCCTGGGGGCAGATGGTCGCGATGCGCGGCACCGACATCGTGCGCGTCCCCTTCGCCGACGCGCTCGGCGAGCTCAACAGCGTGCCGCTGTACCGCTACGAGGAGGCCGCCGCCCTGTTCGGCTGA